In a single window of the Halomicroarcula saliterrae genome:
- the nth gene encoding endonuclease III, with protein sequence MGTPLASREAQAEEVVSRLHEAYPDSTISLNYGSRLELLIAVVLSAQCTDERVNEVTAELFEKYETPEDYAEASEEQLAEDIYGITFHNNKGGYLKGIGEQLLAEHDGEVPDTMSALTDLPGVGRKTANVVLQHGHDIVEGIVVDTHVQRISRRLGLTEQERPEAIEADLLDIVPESEWQQFTHLLIDHGRAVCGARSAECGECVLADICPSAKGDSDIDLASGEPW encoded by the coding sequence ATGGGAACTCCGCTCGCGAGCCGCGAGGCACAGGCCGAAGAAGTCGTCAGTCGGCTCCACGAGGCGTATCCGGACTCGACCATCTCACTGAACTACGGGAGCCGCCTCGAACTCCTGATCGCCGTCGTCCTCTCCGCGCAGTGTACCGACGAGCGGGTCAACGAGGTCACCGCGGAGCTGTTCGAGAAATACGAGACGCCCGAGGACTACGCCGAAGCGAGCGAGGAGCAACTCGCCGAGGACATCTACGGCATCACCTTCCACAACAACAAGGGCGGCTACCTGAAAGGTATCGGCGAGCAACTTCTCGCGGAACACGACGGCGAGGTGCCCGACACCATGTCGGCGCTGACCGACCTGCCGGGCGTCGGGCGCAAGACCGCCAACGTCGTGCTCCAGCACGGTCACGACATCGTCGAGGGCATCGTCGTCGACACGCACGTCCAGCGCATCTCCCGCCGACTCGGCCTGACCGAGCAAGAGCGCCCCGAAGCCATCGAGGCGGACCTCCTCGATATCGTCCCCGAGAGCGAGTGGCAGCAGTTCACGCACCTGCTCATCGACCACGGGCGAGCCGTCTGTGGCGCGCGCTCGGCCGAGTGCGGGGAGTGCGTGCTGGCCGATATCTGTCCATCGGCGAAGGGCGACAGCGACATCGACCTCGCGTCGGGCGAGCCCTGGTAG
- a CDS encoding tyrosine--tRNA ligase, which produces MNTAERVDLVSRHTQEVVTDEELEELFEAGDPTAYIGYAPTGEMHIGHFTTMRKLADFLRAGVEVTVLIADLHAHLDDNKSPFDLLDARSAYYETAIEGMIEAAGADPDDVEFVRGTDFQLDEEYTLEMYRMAAETTIARTQRAASEVVRESESPNLGGLVYPLMQTLDVKALDADIAYGGVDQRGIYMLSREILPDHGGDAPVCVFAPLLSGLSGGKMSASDAASKVNLTDSPEEVEEKIGQAYCPAGEVEDNGVLEYLNHLVFPVLAVDDEPFVVERPEEYGGDLTYESYDEVEEDFVSGELHPADLKPGVAAAISEVVGPVRERLNDEPELLAEAYPEAYGDS; this is translated from the coding sequence ATGAACACGGCCGAGCGAGTCGACCTCGTGAGCAGACACACACAGGAGGTCGTCACGGACGAGGAACTCGAGGAACTGTTCGAGGCCGGCGACCCGACGGCGTACATCGGCTACGCGCCCACCGGCGAGATGCACATCGGCCACTTCACGACGATGCGCAAGCTCGCCGACTTCCTGCGGGCCGGCGTCGAGGTGACGGTGCTCATCGCCGACCTCCACGCCCACCTGGACGACAACAAGAGCCCCTTCGACCTGCTCGACGCCCGCTCGGCGTACTACGAGACGGCCATCGAAGGGATGATAGAAGCCGCGGGCGCCGACCCCGACGACGTCGAGTTCGTCCGGGGCACCGACTTCCAGCTCGACGAGGAGTACACGCTGGAGATGTACCGCATGGCCGCCGAGACGACCATCGCCCGCACGCAGCGGGCCGCAAGCGAGGTCGTCCGCGAGTCAGAGAGCCCGAACCTCGGCGGGCTCGTCTACCCGCTGATGCAGACGCTGGACGTGAAGGCGCTCGACGCCGACATCGCCTACGGCGGCGTCGACCAGCGTGGCATCTACATGCTCTCCCGCGAGATTCTGCCCGACCACGGCGGAGACGCGCCGGTCTGTGTGTTCGCGCCGCTGCTGTCGGGACTGTCGGGCGGGAAGATGAGCGCCTCCGACGCGGCCTCGAAGGTGAACCTCACCGACTCGCCCGAGGAGGTCGAGGAGAAGATCGGCCAGGCGTACTGTCCGGCCGGCGAGGTCGAGGACAACGGCGTTCTGGAATATCTGAACCACCTCGTCTTCCCGGTTCTGGCCGTCGACGACGAGCCCTTCGTCGTCGAGCGACCGGAGGAGTACGGCGGCGACCTGACCTACGAGAGCTACGACGAGGTCGAAGAGGACTTCGTCTCGGGCGAGCTCCACCCCGCTGACCTCAAACCCGGCGTCGCGGCGGCCATCTCCGAGGTCGTAGGCCCCGTGCGCGAGCGCTTGAACGACGAGCCCGAGCTGCTGGCCGAGGCCTACCCCGAAGCGTACGGCGACAGCTGA
- a CDS encoding DUF7321 family protein, with product MVSDALVAAVVFVMVSLSFPCFLYGAYYIIETEPVTWGVLVHHLKFVTTGLLLTTVPMLLWMVPRLPNQLGGLSAVHAYLGLQAYALLLFGGTGIVRIFRAKRRHDLYNDYDEDILMDEIGGDRMSHWRSRLRIGVFGYVIFWMLAYVVGTARFVIRYVL from the coding sequence ATGGTGTCGGACGCGCTGGTCGCCGCTGTCGTGTTCGTGATGGTGAGCCTCAGTTTCCCCTGCTTTCTCTACGGTGCCTACTACATCATCGAGACCGAGCCGGTCACCTGGGGCGTGCTCGTGCATCACCTGAAGTTCGTCACGACGGGGCTGTTGCTGACGACGGTGCCGATGCTGCTCTGGATGGTTCCGCGACTACCGAACCAGCTGGGCGGGCTCTCGGCCGTCCACGCGTATCTCGGTCTGCAGGCCTACGCCCTCTTGCTGTTCGGTGGGACCGGAATCGTCCGTATCTTCCGGGCGAAACGCCGCCACGACCTCTACAACGACTACGACGAGGACATCCTCATGGACGAAATCGGCGGCGACCGGATGTCCCACTGGCGCTCGCGGCTCCGAATCGGCGTCTTCGGCTACGTCATCTTCTGGATGCTCGCCTACGTCGTGGGGACGGCCCGCTTTGTCATCCGGTACGTCCTCTGA
- a CDS encoding DUF7313 family protein encodes MQPDVILFGPLDTILGSEAPGGALVIEYVLFVFVLANFGTRLLAHRRHESQYEEGGAEAITRHPAHTATNFLLVITSFLYMTIAAHGGTVMSVLVLGAVITDFFEFESRKVEARRDIPLERPKGALVAVALVFMYASYQALFWIIKEPWSAVI; translated from the coding sequence ATGCAGCCAGACGTCATCCTCTTTGGGCCGCTGGACACTATCCTCGGGAGCGAGGCACCCGGTGGCGCGCTCGTCATCGAGTACGTGCTGTTCGTGTTCGTGCTCGCCAACTTCGGAACGCGCCTGCTGGCCCACCGACGACACGAGTCCCAGTACGAGGAGGGCGGTGCTGAGGCCATCACCCGCCATCCGGCACACACAGCGACCAACTTCCTGCTGGTCATCACCTCGTTTCTCTACATGACCATCGCCGCACACGGCGGGACCGTGATGTCGGTGCTCGTCCTCGGCGCGGTCATCACCGACTTCTTCGAGTTCGAGTCCCGCAAGGTCGAAGCGCGCCGTGACATCCCGCTCGAACGCCCGAAGGGCGCGCTGGTGGCGGTCGCGCTCGTCTTCATGTACGCCAGCTACCAGGCGCTGTTCTGGATCATCAAGGAACCCTGGTCCGCGGTCATCTGA
- a CDS encoding DUF7318 family protein, whose translation MASEGSTYGDIHRYEPPRESTAAAVGIVLLTVIQVGLVGLFTYGMLAGWASGIGTTLTVSLIEANMFLGGVLTAIFIDLAFIMLLYRKEFLPDVMIVKKRRRKWEDLYIRQDDVDGTKMADGGQFTETVKRAIYPYYKK comes from the coding sequence ATGGCGTCGGAAGGCTCCACCTACGGCGATATCCACCGCTACGAGCCGCCGCGCGAGAGCACGGCCGCGGCGGTCGGCATCGTCCTGCTGACCGTCATTCAGGTCGGGCTCGTCGGCCTCTTTACCTACGGGATGCTCGCCGGCTGGGCGTCCGGTATCGGCACGACGCTTACTGTGAGTCTCATCGAGGCCAACATGTTCCTCGGTGGGGTGCTGACGGCCATCTTCATCGACCTCGCGTTCATCATGCTGCTGTACCGCAAGGAGTTCCTCCCCGACGTGATGATCGTCAAGAAGCGCCGCCGCAAGTGGGAGGACCTCTACATCCGACAGGACGACGTCGACGGCACCAAGATGGCCGACGGTGGCCAGTTCACCGAGACTGTCAAACGCGCGATCTACCCCTACTACAAGAAGTAA
- a CDS encoding cytochrome b: MSLERKDDHDHKGWMKSRELSPLETIYLTTLIWLDKRLRVVDYLEILEDLYYKVNMQMPKSHTEQYNLDNKFWYWYPLYALGSFSTIAYIVAAISGALLGFYYAPAAAAADGSPTVAYDSVLLIMGQLNLGYFLRSVHRWAAQIMVAAVFLHMLRVYFTGAYKEPRELNWLIGIILISLTLVFGYTGYLLPWSQLSYWAGQIGVEMSLSIPLIGEWVAQLMFGGFTLSQATLQRMYILHVFFLPFITTAVIALHIGIVWMQGIAEPH; the protein is encoded by the coding sequence ATGAGCCTAGAACGCAAAGACGACCACGACCACAAAGGGTGGATGAAATCGCGCGAGCTGTCGCCGCTCGAAACCATCTACCTCACGACACTCATCTGGCTCGACAAGCGCCTGCGCGTCGTTGACTATCTGGAGATCCTCGAGGACCTCTACTACAAGGTCAACATGCAGATGCCAAAGAGCCACACCGAACAGTACAACCTCGACAACAAGTTCTGGTACTGGTATCCGCTGTACGCGCTGGGGTCGTTCTCGACCATCGCATACATCGTCGCCGCCATCTCGGGCGCCCTGCTGGGGTTCTACTACGCCCCGGCAGCGGCGGCCGCCGACGGCTCGCCGACCGTGGCGTACGACTCCGTGTTGCTCATCATGGGCCAGCTGAACCTGGGCTATTTCCTCCGGTCGGTCCACCGCTGGGCCGCCCAGATTATGGTGGCCGCCGTGTTCCTCCACATGCTCCGTGTCTACTTCACGGGCGCGTACAAGGAACCCCGCGAGCTCAACTGGCTCATCGGCATCATCCTCATCTCGCTGACGCTGGTCTTCGGTTACACGGGCTACCTGCTCCCGTGGAGCCAGCTGTCCTACTGGGCGGGCCAGATCGGCGTCGAGATGTCCCTCTCGATACCGCTTATCGGCGAGTGGGTCGCACAGCTGATGTTCGGCGGGTTCACCCTGTCACAGGCCACGTTGCAACGGATGTACATCCTGCACGTGTTCTTCCTGCCGTTCATCACGACCGCCGTCATCGCCCTCCACATCGGTATCGTCTGGATGCAGGGCATCGCGGAACCACACTAA
- a CDS encoding halocyanin domain-containing protein, whose amino-acid sequence MNRREFVRTAGGATAGAAALGAAGPAAAQEEGTSSGGGGGGDGSTAPDYGGYLDNVGNFGGPASTVDATGQDTVTVEVGVQANGGPYGFGPPAVHVDNGATVEFEWTGDGSHNVVSDGEGPLDSGSTVSGAGVNYEYTFEEDGIFNYLCVPHEANGMLGAIVVGEEYPTQTVGTGPVEVDPHYAGVPIQPHYVGFGAGLAVIIPLLFTFFQLKYGESPHTSGGNS is encoded by the coding sequence ATGAACAGGCGGGAATTCGTCCGGACTGCCGGGGGCGCCACGGCCGGCGCGGCCGCACTCGGTGCCGCCGGCCCGGCCGCTGCCCAGGAAGAGGGCACGAGCTCTGGCGGCGGTGGCGGCGGCGACGGCAGCACAGCCCCGGATTACGGCGGCTACCTCGACAACGTCGGGAACTTCGGTGGCCCGGCCAGTACCGTGGACGCGACGGGTCAGGACACGGTGACAGTCGAAGTCGGTGTACAGGCCAACGGCGGCCCCTACGGCTTCGGGCCGCCCGCCGTCCACGTCGACAACGGCGCGACGGTAGAGTTCGAGTGGACCGGGGACGGGAGCCACAACGTCGTCTCGGACGGCGAGGGGCCGCTCGACTCGGGAAGCACGGTCTCGGGCGCCGGCGTCAACTACGAGTACACGTTCGAGGAAGACGGCATCTTCAACTACCTCTGTGTGCCCCACGAGGCAAACGGGATGCTCGGGGCCATCGTCGTCGGCGAGGAGTACCCCACACAGACCGTGGGAACCGGCCCCGTCGAGGTCGACCCCCACTACGCCGGGGTCCCAATCCAGCCCCACTACGTCGGGTTCGGGGCCGGCCTCGCGGTGATCATCCCGCTGCTTTTCACCTTCTTCCAGCTGAAGTACGGTGAATCGCCCCACACGAGCGGAGGGAACAGCTGA
- a CDS encoding DUF7314 family protein, translating into MADEFIKGFGALMVGGLGWMTIAGWYRTPSFEGAQLIGEVTVEEPTVFDTAALLLMDAFFWFAIFGALTFWVAIPLFSELRAYLDERSA; encoded by the coding sequence ATGGCTGACGAGTTCATCAAGGGCTTTGGCGCGCTCATGGTCGGCGGGCTGGGCTGGATGACCATCGCGGGCTGGTACCGGACGCCGAGTTTCGAGGGGGCACAGCTCATCGGGGAAGTCACCGTCGAGGAGCCGACGGTGTTCGACACCGCGGCGCTACTGCTGATGGACGCGTTCTTCTGGTTCGCCATCTTCGGCGCGCTGACGTTCTGGGTCGCGATTCCGCTGTTCTCGGAACTGCGCGCGTATCTCGACGAGCGGTCGGCCTGA
- a CDS encoding digeranylgeranylglycerophospholipid reductase: MRDRFDVVIAGAGPAGGQCARDLAERNYDVLVLETEPEDEFPRQSNKSTAGTFPSAMTAFAIPDEVVMQYTDKVVLESPNDHYTRTQTGAVLEFADFKRFLVEDSREKGATYRFDARVSAPIMEDGEIVGVRYDGDEEVYADIVIDATGPAAPLAKKLDVCNLEREHQAIGIEYEFENVVVNHDDYADLRDGMMLRLDHDLAPGGYSWIFHTGGDTAKVGLCYIQNGSHHRYAKDGMGIDDYLQYWLDSDPRFADAEKIEGTQAHRGSAHIQPPKSMSTDRFMAIGDTVPTIDPLWGEGIHKGMKSARAAAATVDAALTPDEPQTDAETLSVYDTLWHRDVAPKHSARLMMTELLYLAPNERYDELMTDLRRTDSDTLEQINRGDRRAILELTHFSDLSLLATYAKRRLQR; the protein is encoded by the coding sequence ATGCGCGACCGCTTTGACGTGGTGATAGCAGGGGCTGGTCCCGCCGGCGGCCAGTGCGCCCGCGACCTGGCCGAGCGGAACTACGACGTGCTGGTCCTCGAAACCGAGCCCGAAGACGAGTTCCCGCGTCAGAGCAACAAATCGACCGCCGGCACGTTCCCGTCGGCGATGACGGCCTTCGCCATCCCGGACGAGGTCGTGATGCAGTACACCGACAAGGTGGTGCTGGAATCACCGAACGACCACTACACCCGAACCCAGACCGGTGCCGTCCTGGAGTTCGCCGACTTCAAGCGCTTCCTCGTCGAGGACAGCCGCGAGAAAGGCGCGACCTACCGGTTCGACGCCCGGGTTTCGGCGCCAATCATGGAGGACGGCGAAATCGTCGGCGTCCGGTACGACGGCGACGAGGAAGTGTACGCCGACATCGTCATCGACGCCACCGGCCCCGCGGCACCGCTGGCGAAGAAACTCGACGTCTGCAACTTAGAGCGCGAACACCAGGCCATCGGCATCGAGTACGAGTTCGAGAACGTGGTCGTGAACCACGACGACTACGCCGACCTGCGCGACGGGATGATGCTTCGGCTGGACCACGACCTCGCTCCCGGTGGCTACTCGTGGATCTTCCACACCGGCGGCGACACCGCCAAAGTCGGGCTGTGTTACATCCAGAACGGCTCCCACCACAGATACGCCAAAGACGGGATGGGAATCGACGACTACCTGCAGTACTGGCTCGACTCCGACCCCCGCTTTGCCGACGCCGAGAAAATCGAGGGGACCCAGGCCCATCGCGGCTCGGCCCACATACAGCCGCCCAAGTCGATGAGCACGGACCGCTTCATGGCCATCGGCGACACCGTCCCCACTATCGACCCGCTCTGGGGAGAGGGAATCCACAAGGGGATGAAGTCGGCCCGCGCCGCCGCCGCCACCGTCGACGCGGCGCTGACCCCCGACGAGCCCCAGACCGACGCCGAAACGCTGTCGGTGTACGACACGCTCTGGCACCGCGACGTGGCCCCGAAACACAGCGCTCGGCTGATGATGACCGAACTCCTCTATCTTGCGCCCAACGAGCGCTACGACGAGCTCATGACCGACCTCCGCCGGACTGACAGTGACACGCTCGAACAGATAAACCGCGGCGACCGCCGCGCGATACTGGAGCTGACGCACTTTTCGGACCTCTCCCTGCTCGCGACGTACGCCAAACGACGGCTGCAGCGCTAG
- a CDS encoding DUF7319 domain-containing protein, with protein sequence MSDSSDEQASAGQPADSPADPDAEEVEALRKQVEEKYDFDDFGPADMAEMSAEEWEVAFDADSWITGDELLDRVERDLRNRVASRDVFARVERNRNPPRVLAYSDEGYAIVYPDGSVEGEGTVLRDVKPTVALASMESYDVPESVPENPLPEPDAVPEGGGELGNRMLQVIAGVQLLAGLVMLAGAVLAIVGVLGGPGTNIEFMVVGGFAFIGVALVLFFTVANARLSDKFRAEEYRDRLRAIGLEDGERPEFVPELTAEDDRETNGSEEADEVGA encoded by the coding sequence ATGAGCGATTCCTCGGACGAGCAGGCGAGTGCGGGACAGCCAGCGGACAGTCCTGCGGACCCCGATGCCGAGGAGGTCGAGGCGCTCCGCAAGCAGGTCGAAGAGAAGTACGACTTCGACGACTTCGGCCCGGCGGACATGGCCGAGATGTCGGCCGAAGAGTGGGAGGTCGCCTTCGACGCGGACTCCTGGATCACCGGCGACGAACTGCTCGACCGGGTCGAGCGCGACCTCAGGAACCGGGTGGCCAGCCGGGACGTCTTCGCCCGCGTCGAGCGCAACCGGAACCCCCCGCGCGTGCTCGCCTACTCCGACGAGGGGTACGCCATCGTCTACCCCGACGGCAGCGTCGAGGGCGAGGGAACCGTCCTCCGGGACGTGAAGCCGACGGTCGCACTGGCCTCGATGGAGAGCTACGACGTTCCGGAGTCGGTGCCCGAGAACCCGCTGCCCGAACCCGACGCGGTTCCCGAGGGCGGCGGCGAGCTCGGCAACCGGATGCTCCAGGTCATCGCCGGCGTGCAACTGCTGGCCGGGCTGGTGATGCTCGCCGGGGCGGTGCTCGCCATCGTCGGCGTCCTCGGCGGCCCCGGGACGAACATCGAGTTCATGGTCGTCGGCGGATTCGCCTTCATCGGCGTCGCGCTGGTGCTGTTTTTCACAGTGGCGAACGCGAGACTCTCCGATAAGTTCCGTGCCGAGGAGTACCGCGACCGACTGCGAGCCATCGGGCTCGAAGACGGCGAGCGCCCGGAGTTCGTCCCCGAGCTCACGGCCGAGGACGACCGGGAGACTAACGGGAGCGAGGAAGCCGACGAAGTCGGTGCGTAA
- a CDS encoding DUF7315 family membrane protein codes for MSEDDPGADDPPQITSDGEGKQREVVVPLRVYKTVTVFSTLFAIFSVVGGFILVDVATDRASAPASEIDVPVAILGLGLILAGTVVYAFSTRFRTEEMGKSKDDADEPSGNG; via the coding sequence ATGAGCGAGGACGACCCCGGTGCCGACGACCCGCCCCAGATAACCAGTGACGGCGAGGGCAAACAGCGGGAGGTCGTCGTCCCGCTTCGCGTCTACAAGACCGTCACGGTGTTCTCGACGCTGTTCGCGATATTCAGCGTCGTCGGCGGGTTCATCCTCGTCGACGTCGCGACCGACCGGGCGTCGGCTCCGGCCTCGGAGATCGACGTGCCGGTGGCCATCCTCGGCCTCGGCCTCATCCTCGCGGGCACTGTCGTCTACGCGTTCTCGACGCGCTTTCGCACCGAGGAGATGGGAAAGTCTAAAGACGACGCTGACGAACCTTCGGGTAATGGCTGA
- a CDS encoding Rieske 2Fe-2S domain-containing protein has product MPLDEDKYPAETGRRRFVSGVVGSAALSTIGVGGAAAADTLTDAAGEGGGTTTFVAVENTDGPAPRGMPIIPIEINNGEISGIWPEYDEDAGVAIASDFGGSGIDYSSAWFQYCGIQSSAGIYPQADADNLFLNSPGSFDWQGDIEQGTPLTVDMFDDYESWGNGIGTAGLGKPASATWRTTDDGGVPVQIIRSTRVEEMANGNTDLPSSVQSFISEATDQGFIAWLNKCTHFCCVPGFKTQEGSANFGGANAIYCQCHQSVYDPFSPVQKQFVALPRPPQTDE; this is encoded by the coding sequence ATGCCACTAGACGAAGACAAGTATCCGGCCGAGACGGGCCGACGACGATTCGTATCAGGTGTCGTAGGTAGCGCTGCGCTCTCTACTATCGGTGTCGGCGGTGCCGCCGCGGCCGACACGCTCACCGACGCGGCCGGCGAAGGTGGCGGGACGACCACGTTCGTCGCCGTCGAGAACACCGACGGTCCCGCGCCGCGCGGGATGCCTATCATCCCAATCGAGATCAACAACGGCGAGATATCCGGTATCTGGCCGGAGTACGACGAGGACGCCGGCGTCGCCATCGCCAGCGACTTCGGCGGGAGCGGTATCGACTACTCCTCGGCGTGGTTCCAGTACTGCGGCATCCAGAGTTCCGCCGGTATCTACCCGCAGGCCGACGCGGACAACCTCTTCCTCAACAGCCCGGGGTCGTTCGACTGGCAGGGCGACATCGAACAGGGCACGCCGCTGACCGTCGACATGTTCGACGACTACGAGTCGTGGGGCAACGGCATCGGTACGGCGGGGCTCGGCAAGCCCGCCAGCGCGACCTGGCGTACGACCGACGACGGCGGCGTCCCCGTCCAGATTATCCGGTCGACCCGGGTCGAGGAGATGGCCAACGGGAACACGGACCTCCCGAGCAGCGTCCAGAGCTTCATCTCGGAGGCGACCGACCAGGGCTTCATCGCCTGGCTCAACAAGTGTACGCACTTCTGCTGTGTCCCCGGCTTCAAGACGCAGGAGGGGAGCGCGAACTTCGGTGGCGCGAACGCCATCTACTGCCAGTGTCACCAGTCGGTGTACGACCCGTTCAGTCCCGTCCAGAAACAGTTCGTGGCGCTGCCGCGCCCGCCACAGACAGATGAATAA
- a CDS encoding universal stress protein, whose protein sequence is MYQTILFPTDGSDGADAALDHAVEHARTYDATLHVLFVAKDDFGPSGMVEKEHEGVERTEMVGGEELERERAAASKTGMTNKPPESAGAVHEHGRRVVADVADSVAGVPVETAVLNGDPYKRIREYADEQDADLIVMGTHGRTGVDRYLLGSVTEKVVRTADQPVLTVRMREE, encoded by the coding sequence ATGTACCAGACCATCCTCTTTCCGACAGACGGCAGCGACGGAGCCGACGCCGCGCTCGACCACGCCGTCGAACACGCCAGAACCTACGACGCGACCCTGCACGTCCTGTTCGTCGCGAAAGACGACTTCGGCCCGTCGGGCATGGTCGAGAAGGAACACGAGGGCGTCGAGCGCACGGAGATGGTCGGCGGCGAGGAGCTAGAGCGGGAACGAGCGGCGGCCAGCAAGACCGGGATGACCAACAAACCCCCAGAATCGGCGGGGGCTGTCCACGAACACGGCCGCCGCGTCGTCGCGGACGTGGCCGACAGCGTCGCCGGCGTCCCGGTCGAGACGGCCGTGCTGAACGGCGACCCGTACAAGCGAATCCGCGAGTACGCGGACGAACAGGACGCGGACCTCATCGTGATGGGGACCCACGGCCGAACCGGCGTGGACCGCTACCTGCTCGGGAGCGTCACCGAGAAAGTCGTCCGGACGGCCGACCAGCCCGTGCTGACGGTCCGGATGCGCGAGGAGTAG
- a CDS encoding cytochrome bc complex cytochrome b subunit, whose amino-acid sequence MSDNDSDNDDVRTDGSGSGIVAPDDETPSWSERKQRTQGLSRLTYEYFERGRREDQDLRQQSDYVERDVLAFPAWPHEMMRNLALTSFFVGMILFVAAALPPEMPNAANSGVTPAIILPDWYLYWSFGLLKLGPLNPDLAILGGAKIMADRTYGVLANVVVVGFVAIVPFLNKGSARRPVEQPFWAAVGMSGVIFSLTIAALSIKNLIPMDSNLLFDLTFLVPIVSATITYAVLKTMREGYMFTLNRRYYRLRPPK is encoded by the coding sequence ATGAGCGACAACGACTCAGACAACGACGACGTTCGCACGGACGGCTCGGGCTCGGGTATCGTCGCCCCCGACGACGAGACCCCCTCGTGGTCCGAGCGCAAGCAGCGCACGCAGGGGCTCTCGCGGCTCACCTACGAGTACTTCGAGCGGGGCCGCCGCGAGGACCAGGACCTGCGCCAGCAGTCGGACTACGTCGAGCGCGACGTGCTCGCGTTCCCGGCCTGGCCCCACGAGATGATGCGGAACCTCGCCCTGACGAGCTTCTTCGTCGGGATGATTCTGTTCGTGGCGGCGGCGCTCCCACCGGAGATGCCAAACGCCGCGAACTCGGGAGTCACGCCCGCTATCATCCTGCCCGACTGGTATCTCTACTGGTCGTTCGGCCTGCTGAAACTCGGTCCGCTGAACCCCGACCTGGCCATTCTGGGCGGGGCGAAGATCATGGCTGACCGGACCTACGGCGTGTTGGCGAACGTCGTGGTCGTCGGCTTCGTCGCCATCGTCCCCTTCCTGAACAAGGGGTCGGCGCGACGACCCGTCGAGCAGCCGTTCTGGGCCGCCGTCGGCATGTCGGGCGTCATCTTCAGCCTGACCATCGCCGCGCTCTCCATCAAGAACCTCATCCCGATGGACTCGAACCTCCTGTTCGACCTGACGTTCCTGGTGCCCATCGTCAGCGCGACGATCACCTACGCGGTGCTGAAGACGATGCGTGAAGGCTACATGTTCACGCTGAACCGGCGCTACTACCGGCTGCGACCGCCGAAGTAA
- a CDS encoding ATP-NAD kinase, with the protein MSDSAVGVVGDPAVGDRLREAGASVVAGTVDSVPQTERVVAVGETAVRAVAVADGDPLVVPVAAGRGVRSVARESAPAAVAGLADARVEAHPLFDIATAGSAVGTAMYDVTAVTAEAARISEYAVETATDVVGQFRADGVTLATAAGSPGYARRIGGPVLAPSGSVGVIAPIAPFQTNPDHWVVSLDGLSVSVERDEATVTLYVDGEAAGTVACHDSVTVQRTGTVRLAVVPESLSRFQ; encoded by the coding sequence ATGAGTGACAGCGCCGTGGGCGTGGTCGGCGACCCGGCAGTGGGCGACCGGCTCCGCGAGGCGGGGGCCTCAGTGGTCGCGGGGACTGTCGACAGCGTTCCACAGACCGAGCGGGTCGTCGCCGTCGGGGAGACGGCCGTGCGGGCCGTCGCGGTCGCCGACGGTGACCCGCTGGTGGTCCCGGTCGCGGCCGGACGGGGCGTCCGCTCCGTGGCTCGCGAGTCGGCCCCGGCCGCGGTGGCCGGGCTCGCCGACGCCCGCGTCGAAGCCCACCCGCTCTTCGATATCGCCACCGCCGGGTCGGCCGTCGGCACGGCGATGTACGACGTGACGGCGGTCACGGCGGAGGCCGCCCGTATCTCCGAGTACGCCGTCGAGACGGCGACCGACGTCGTGGGCCAGTTCCGCGCCGACGGCGTGACCCTGGCGACGGCGGCCGGCTCGCCGGGCTACGCGCGTCGCATCGGCGGCCCCGTACTCGCGCCGTCGGGGTCGGTGGGCGTCATCGCCCCGATCGCGCCGTTCCAGACGAATCCGGACCACTGGGTGGTCTCGCTCGACGGGCTCTCGGTGTCCGTCGAGCGCGACGAGGCGACTGTCACGCTGTACGTCGACGGCGAGGCGGCCGGGACGGTGGCCTGCCACGACTCCGTGACGGTCCAGCGGACGGGGACGGTACGGCTGGCCGTCGTCCCCGAGAGCCTCTCGCGGTTCCAGTGA